A single region of the Pelobates fuscus isolate aPelFus1 chromosome 4, aPelFus1.pri, whole genome shotgun sequence genome encodes:
- the PTP4A3 gene encoding protein tyrosine phosphatase type IVA 3 — translation MARINRPAPVEVCYKNMRFLITHNPTNATLNTFIEDLKKYGATTVVRVCEITYDKTPLEKDGITVMDWPFDDGAPPPNKIVEDWLNLLKAKFCEDPGCCVAVHCVAGLGRAPVLVALALIESGMKYEDAIQFIRQKRRGAINSKQLTYLEKYRPKQRLRFKDPHNHKNKCCIM, via the exons ATGGCTCGTATAAATCGTCCTGCTCCAGTGGAGGTCTGTTACAAAAACATGCGTTTCCTGATCACCCATAACCCAACAAACGCAACCCTTAATACTTTCATCGAG GATCTGAAGAAGTATGGCGCCACAACTGTGGTCAGAGTGTGCGAAATTACGTATGATAAGACCCCTCTGGAAAAAGATGGCATTACTGTGATG GACTGGCCATTTGACGACGGAGCACCACCTCCCAACAAAATTGTGGAAGACTGGCTAAATTTGCTGAAAGCGAAGTTCTGTGAAGACCCTGGCTGCTGTGTAGCTGTTCACTGCGTGGCTGGATTGGGGAG ggcTCCCGTCCTGGTAGCGCTTGCTCTCATTGAGAGTGGAATGAAGTACGAGGACGCCATTCAATTCATCAGACA GAAACGCAGAGGTGCAATCAACAGCAAGCAACTGACGTACTTGGAAAAATACAGGCCAAAGCAGAGACTAAGATTTAAGGACCCCCACAATCATAAGAACAAATGCTGCATTATGTAA